One genomic window of Leishmania major strain Friedlin complete genome, chromosome 15 includes the following:
- the ABCA7 gene encoding putative ATP-binding cassette protein subfamily A, member 7, with product MQPTSKGSRDAATRQSDGGAKTGAVAVAAASPEAPPSPPLHSYVFPTAQELVSPAAPFSSSKSEDVLKAETPNPVAAAARQPPAAAERRASRVRFLLALEPLSEPRSAELSDGLWNRADGDPVSLGHSNELHGTLSVSAAQLEPYSVITKTGGVQMSRWTQVLALLQRTGQQYMRQKLLIITEVVSPLLFVVLLIILNVAFGTNSIPETVFTAPIMYSYQLNLHDYMTYICYNDTTRPINGLHSCADLNFSYSCDGDESEIPVYGLCYFCGFEKPATVVKHYLNSLMGIIISLPSLDSIIVHQWMAKKAGLAKDSRSRTALAALSNIGIGLSATTRFDSISYSGLLYFAPAANTPAALIEYFHKHCAMFEYVYGGVFDTVEEAHAAIKANGSDEALNSTWGLIIVNDITDGFDVQVQLHSSALPSLSPPTVSLEFRGGFTYDGTDMFLASGFLSLQQMLYTYFYVSRAEAGALANLHSGAVSPYTLKEIYPVIVSYPTIAAHTPYLLSLSPSLVALVMVMSLLYPFAQVTKRVVLEKELCIQESVCIMGLRRSSLWLNFLLVIFFEYVLISILLTVLLCAVVAPRSNPFAVFIILFVYSLTLIPLCGLVSAFLSRARMATLVSPLIYFVLSVPIFVMGTANRSIVIGLSLLSPAALASLLTDVFIVEAGGGFQMHHFHSPYFSAEPYLIMLILACDCILYLLLMIYLNAVLPQEWGTRKHPLFFIIEPWVWLKGTCGSCRRDAQRESASEPAPEPTRTTTTLDVVRPTKERPESGAATATSQKQQRPSALAFDPRISRDASTDDEKVIGVRISHLCKYFQRNGKRFAAVDNVSWNMYRGEIAVLLGPNGAGKSTTINMITGMLAADSGDCFIEGHSITQNVAEARHEIGYCPQHNILWPDLTCREHLEFYGKIKGLRGAELEDAVVDILRAVDLEEKVDAIPAQMSGGQKRKLSVAIAFVGRNRVVLLDEPTAGMDAAARRHTWSLLRAMAQHHTIMLTTHSMDEADLLGDNIAIVTEGVLQCAGSTAFLRQYAGVGYTLRFDLTPVPTQEDGDAARQAKVAAVWAELHQLVMSHLPDSMLVLQTDAEVEYELRLGTDARLPEFLKDMESRGNRQLRIRGYALRAPTLEDVFMRVVEHQIAPSSQVAVVRAADEAAAREQVSGEKDGGRTCSGPPAAPSSPLVHRFVNRRMSRASLHYLNSESMLNYGNNAEPSNGDEYPMADLAAASPTQPQAPSDVVGARSMASTGPDGGDTDGVHVASVAKNNNASVTGLRQRESRSRSFNYHESADGASSLSAQFPQEVVGSADCCAAANRPLAGPAPSVRRTTTAALTAQQHHHQGSTTTAVSSSDIPGVATVAARVHRPDRAPCPPLSEAMVSESTAQTSAAPVPVPVPATTTTAAAAAAAGTNPSVRSEAFLYKLVTDHHLTNVWQSRQTSQRWCLWGLQLRGMMYKRFFCAIRDPRMHFFQIVCPILCILLAMLLQLVEGGNEGTLYLSPSVFDVESAMQVSGCTKYMGDVAHMHEYGHNFSKVSFSDPNFVSSTDMSNELLDTWFTHSRNRFMSLQCGDPDLQLYLTFFYQDVIGTRQVNTLLYNTSSRNSLPIAMHMMYAIAYFGALGTSADAAAATYTMSLTGLPQDAKATQATSAISSILIGTIFLIPFTFLPANPVAWVAKEYESRARHLQTASGLLYLVYWIGNFLFDFTAYVVSMIFIVVTFLIFQRWEYVGGETIGATIASFSTYGVCYCWCSYMVSFAFTEHTTAQIVVLGVSFLTGFLCVILVFVLSLLEKTLSASNTLRWVFRLLPPYSIGEVILNLALLEQKMTDPSLTAWSMSVTGWPDIYMAVEAPIFAAITLLWDHPNRRAVIDQLSVGWGAWWCRCCGGSRCWRHRTQRADQRGRWAPMPDAAAVTVDDTSATPVSAAVASPRAPPPNAVSPILRSHDNDSPAIGATETAEVAAAGTSVLVQNASLRAKVIAPDPHRSPHKEWAEEPVASNATPLPMSPISAVDANLGGGVVGLTGPTLMGVTGAPQSQEQLMSGRSVSNRANSATLPDMVYPPPRWCKAEVLRRRKEEDSDVEEERGAVYQAERQHLAEQTALSIRAASSRRHSRQLTGSDSGEKCQQETEPTVASCDAVRLVDLRKVYRAPRKVAVSALTLSIMHGEVFGFLGTNGAGKSSALSIITQEQLPTSGRAYVCGNDVVRESRRAARCLGYCPQFDACLDLLTVTEHLHLYAMVRGVPVGQLESLVTSLLTICNLTQYRHASARQLSGGNRRKLSVAIALIGAPKVLCLDEPTSGMDPLARQLLWRAIDRISRKCCVILTTHHLGEVEALADCVGIMVDGGLRCLGDMPHLKHKYASNAYELTLRVSPGARRCAQKRREEQRQRAAAGAGVSSVADSQRSNASTAHGLSNNSQGSTINSALGRRMSTSYAGNDLIDTSDDIFQFMLKTFPSALLIEVFNDERYIYTLPATRDVADAMQQLLQQQQKRSRRSIQLVQTPLVSAKNYVGQHSATNAAEKSPPIVRLSEVFETLRAAQAELGITEYSVSQVSLEQVFLRVCSAEETLDQDRRHNRASAASPTSQSTTFVVNSNTCSGVTPHGHLLQRRGSRASFIARSPAAAMIDSGASPSRRRLSMPSYGGLPGGTAAPRVTFPEYRRLRALWRLRTEAAELHLTTSKQQRVAQPDHESTP from the coding sequence ATGCAGCCGACGAGCAAAGGCAGCAGGGACGCAGCCACTCGCCAGAGTGACGGGGGCGCGAAGACTGGCGCAGTCGCCGTGGCAGCTGCAAGCCCTGAAGCCCCACCGTCCCCTCCGCTGCATAGCTATGTTTTTCCCACAGCGCAGGAGCTCGtctcgccggcggcgccattTAGCAGCAGTAAAAGTGAGGACGTGCTGAAGGCCGAGACTCCCAACCctgtcgccgcagcggcacggcaaccgcctgccgctgcggagcgCCGTGCGTCACGAGTTCGCTTCCTGCTGGCATTGGAACCACTCTCGGAGCCACGCTCGGCAGAGCTGAGCGACGGGCTTTGGAAccgcgccgacggcgacccCGTGTCGTTAGGCCACAGCAACGAGCTGCACGGCACGCTCTCCGTGTCTGCAGCTCAGCTGGAGCCGTACAGCGTGATCACTAAGACCGGCGGCGTGCAGATGTCGCGGTGGACAcaggtgctggcgctgctccagcgcacCGGGCAGCAGTACATGCGCCAGAAGCTGCTCATCATCACCGAGGTCGtttcgccgctgctctttGTCGTTCTCCTGATCATCCTGAACGTCGCCTTCGGCACCAATTCCATCCCCGAGACCGTCTTCACAGCCCCCATCATGTACAGCTACCAGCTGAACTTGCACGACTACATGACGTATATTTGCTACAACGACACGACGCGACCGATCAACGGCCTGCACTCGTGCGCCGACCTTAATTTTTCCTACtcctgcgacggcgacgagtcGGAAATTCCGGTGTACGGGTTGTGCTACTTTTGCGGCTTCGAGAAACCTGCGACGGTGGTGAAGCACTACCTAAACTCCCTTATGGGCATCATCATCTCGCTACCGTCCCTCGACTCAATCATCGTGCACCAGTGGATGGCCAAGAAGGCCGGCCTCGCCAAGGACTCCCGTTCCCGCACCGCTTTGGCGGCACTCTCGAACATTGGCATCGGCTTGTCCGCCACGACTCGCTTCGACTCCATCTCATACTCGGGACTACTGTACTTCGCCCCCGCGGCGaacacgccggcggcgctgatcGAATACTTTCACAAGCATTGCGCCATGTTCGAGTATGTCTACGGTGGTGTCTTCGACACAGTCGAagaggcgcacgcagcgATAAAGGCCAACGGTTCAGATGAGGCTCTCAACTCCACCTGGGGCCTGATCATCGTCAACGACATTACAGATGGCTTTGATGTGCAAGTACAGCTGCACAGCTCCGCGTTGCCGtcactgtcgccgccgacagTATCGCTGGAGTTTCGCGGAGGCTTCACGTACGACGGCACCGACATGTTCCTCGCCTCTGGCTTtctgtcgctgcagcagatgtTGTACACGTACTTCTACGTGAGCAGGGCGGAGGCAGGAGCGCTAGCCAACCTCCACAGCGGCGCGGTCAGTCCGTACACGTTGAAGGAGATCTACCCCGTCATCGTCTCCTACCCCACCATCGCCGCACATACGCCGTAtctgctctcgctctccccctccctcgtcgccctcgtAATGGTGATGTCTCTCCTCTACCCCTTCGCTCAGGTGACCAAGCGCGTGGTGCTGGAAAAGGAACTGTGCATCCAGGAGTCCGTCTGTATTATGGGGCTGAGGCGCTCCTCCCTCTGGCTGAATTTTCTCTTGGTCATCTTCTTCGAGTATGTGCTCATCTCCATCCTTCTGACGGTGCTCCtgtgcgccgtcgtcgcgccgCGCTCGAACCCCTTCGCTGTCTTCATTATTCTGTTCGTGTACTCTCTCACGCTGATCCCATTGTGCGGCCTCGTCTCTGCCTTCTTGAGCCGTGCTCGCATGGCGACGCTGGTGTCACCGCTGATCTACTTTGTCCTCTCGGTGCCGATCTTCGTCATGGGCACGGCGAACCGCAGCATCGTCATTGGCCTGTCgcttctctcccccgccGCACTCGCCTCGCTTCTGACGGATGTCTTCATCGTcgaggcgggcggcggcTTTCAAATGCACCACTTCCACAGCCCGTACTTCAGCGCCGAGCCGTACCTCATCATGCTCATCCTCGCGTGCGACTGCATCCTTTACCTGCTGCTCATGATCTACCTCAAtgctgtgctgccgcaggaGTGGGGTACCCGGAAGCACCCGCTCTTCTTCATCATCGAGCCGTGGGTGTGGCTGAAGGGgacctgcggcagctgccgcagggATGCTCAGCGTGAGAGTGCATCTGAGCCTGCCCCTGAaccgacgaggacgacaacgacgcTAGATGTCGTGAGGCCGACCAAGGAGCGGCCCgagagcggcgcggcgacggcgacgtcacagaagcagcagcgacccaGTGCTCTCGCCTTCGACCCCCGTATCAGTCGCGACGCCTCGACCGACGACGAGAAGGTCATCGGTGTTCGCATCAGTCATCTCTGCAAGTACTTCCAGCGCAACGGCAAGCGTTTTGCGGCGGTGGATAACGTGTCGTGGAACATGTATCGTGGCGAAATCGCGGTGTTGCTGGGACCGAACGGTGCTGGTAAGTCGACGACAATCAACATGATCACCGGCatgctggccgccgacagcggcgactgCTTCATTGAAGGCCACTCGATAACCCAGAATGTGGCTGAAGCGCGGCACGAGATCGGCTACTGCCCGCAGCACAACATCCTGTGGCCTGACCTGACCTGTCGCGAGCACCTCGAGTTCTACGGCAAGATCAAGGGGCTGCGTGGGGCCGAACTGGAGGACGCCGTCGTGGACATTCTCCGTGCCGTTGATCTTGAGGAAAAGGTGGACGCTATTCCAGCGCAGATGTCGGGTGGCCAGAAGCGGAAGCTGTCCGTCGCAATCGCCTTCGTGGGCCGCAaccgcgtcgtcctcctcgacgaGCCAACCGCGGGCATggacgcggctgcgcgacgtCACACGTGGTCTCTTCTGCGCGCCATGGCCCAGCACCATACGATTATGCTCACGACGCACTCCATGGATGAAGCGGACCTGCTTGGTGACAACATCGCCATTGTGACAGAGGGTGTGCTGCAGTGCGCCGGCAGCACTGCGTTCCTGCGCCAGTATGCTGGGGTCGGTTACACGCTTCGCTTCGATCTCACTCCCGTCCCGACGCAGGAGGatggcgatgcggcgcgacAGGCCAAGGTTGCTGCGGTGTGGGCTGAGCTTCATCAGCTCGTCATGTCGCACCTCCCGGATTCGATGTTGGTGCTGCAGACGGATGCGGAGGTGGAGTACGAGCTGCGACTCGGCACCGATGCTCGCCTGCCAGAGTTTTTGAAGGATATGGAGTCGCGCGGCAaccggcagctgcgcatccGCGGCTACGCGCTGCGGGCGCCGACGCTGGAGGATGTATTCATGCGTGTCGTCGAGCACCAGATTGCGCCATCTTCACAGGTGGCAGTGGTGCGTgcggcggacgaggcggcggcgcgagagCAGGTCTCTGGCGAAAAAGACGGCGgccgcacctgcagcggaCCCCCAGCGGCCCCCTCGTCTCCGTTAGTGCACCGCTTTGTGAACCGCCGTATGTCGCGGGCCTCGCTGCACTACCTCAACAGCGAATCGATGCTGAACTACGGCAACAACGCGGAGCCGAGCAATGGCGATGAATACCCGATGGCGGACTTGGCGGCCGCGAGCCCCACACAACCTCAGGCACCAAGTGACGTTGTCGGCGCGAGGTCGATGGCGTCCACAGGACCCGACGGCGGTGACACGGACGGGGTACATGTTGCCAGTGTCGCcaagaacaacaacgcgAGCGTCACGGGACTGCGGCAACGGGAGAGCCGCAGCAGAAGCTTTAACTACCACGAGAGCGCCGATGGCGCCTCAAGCTTGTCGGCCCAATTTCCTCAGGAGGTCGTTGGCTCGGCGGACTGTTGTGCAGCGGCAAACAGACCACTTGCCGGTCCTGCGCCGTCAGTGCGGAggaccaccaccgccgcactgacggcgcagcagcaccaccaccagggAAGCACCACAACGGCCGTCTCCAGTAGCGACATCCCTGGGGTGGCCACAGTGGCGGCTCGCGTCCACCGTCCAGACAGAGCGCCCTGCCCTCCGCTCTCAGAGGCCATGGTGAGCGAAAGCACCGCGCAAACAAGTGCTGCCCCCGTCCCCGTCCCCgtccccgccaccaccaccaccgccgccgcagcagccgcagcagggaCGAACCCGAGTGTTCGCAGCGAAGCCTTCCTCTACAAGCTGGTCACCGACCATCACCTCACCAATGTCTGGCAGTCGCGGCAGACGTCGCAGCGCTGGTGCCTGTGggggctgcagctgcgtggTATGATGTACAAGCGCTTCTTCTGCGCCATACGCGACCCTCGCATGCACTTCTTTCAGATTGTCTGCCCGATCCTCTGCATCCTCttggcgatgctgctgcagctggtggaGGGCGGCAATGAAGGGACGCTGtacctctctccctccgttTTTGATGTGGAGTCGGCGATGCAGGTGTCGGGCTGCACAAAGTACATGGGGGATGTGGCGCACATGCACGAGTATGGGCACAACTTTAGCAAGGTGTCCTTCAGTGACCCCAACTTCGTCAGCTCCACGGATATGTCCAATGAGCTGCTTGACACGTGGTTCACTCACAGCCGCAACCGCTTCATGAGCCTGCAGTGCGGCGACCCCGACTTACAGCTCTATCTGACCTTCTTCTACCAGGATGTCATCGGCACGCGGCAAGTCAACACGCTTCTGTACAACACCTCCTCGCGCAACAGTCTTCCGATTGCGATGCACATGATGTACGCCATAGCGTACTTTGGCGCCCTCGGTACGAGCGCtgatgcggccgcggccaccTACACGATGAGCCTGACAGGGCTGCCGCAGGATGCGAAGGCTACACAGGCAACAAGCGCCATCTCCAGCATTCTCATCGGCACTATTTTTCTGATCCCGTTCACATTCCTGCCGGCTAATCCGGTGGCGTGGGTGGCAAAGGAGTATGAGTCACGCGCGCGGCACCTGCAGACGGCCTCGGGGCTCCTCTACCTCGTCTACTGGATCGGCAATTTCCTGTTCGACTTCACCGCCTACGTCGTGTCCATGATCTTCATCGTCGTCACCTTTCTTATCTTCCAGCGCTGGGAGTACGTCGGCGGCGAGACGATCGGGGCCACCAttgcctccttctccacgtACGGTGTTTGCTACTGCTGGTGCTCCTACATGGTGAGCTTTGCCTTTACGGAGCACACGACGGCGCAGATCGTCGTGCTGGGCGTGAGCTTCCTCACCGGATTCCTGTGCGTTATACTGGTGTTCGTGTTGAGCCTGCTCGAAAAAACGCTCTCGGCGTCGAACACGCTGCGGTGGGTCTTCCGCTTGCTGCCGCCCTACTCCATTGGTGAGGTGATCCTCAacctggcgctgctggagcagaaGATGACGGACCCGTCCTTGACGGCGTGGAGCATGTCCGTCACGGGCTGGCCTGACATCTACATGGCCGTCGAGGCCCCCATCTTCGCCGCCATCACCCTGCTCTGGGATCACCCCAACCGACGCGCGGTCATCGACCAACTCAGTGTTGGGTGGGgtgcgtggtggtgccgctgctgcggtggctcgCGGTGCTGGCGTCATCGCACGCAAAGGGCAGATCAACGAGGCCGGTGGGCACCGATGCctgacgcggctgccgtcaCAGTGGATGACACCAGCGCTACGCCTGTGAGCGCCGCTGTGGCGTCGCCCAGGGCCCCACCCCCAAACGCTGTGTCGCCCATTCTGCGAAGCCACGACAACGACTCTCCGGCCATCGGCGCCACCgagacggcggaggtggcggccgcgggGACGAGTGTGTTGGTGCAAAACGCATCGCTACGGGCCAAAGTCATCGCCCCAGACCCCCATCGTTCTCCACACAAGGAGTGGGCAGAGGAGCCAGTGGCGTCGAATGCGACCCCGCTGCCCATGTCCCCGATTTCAGCTGTTGACGCAAACCTGGGAGGCGGTGTCGTGGGGTTGACTGGACCCACACTGATGGGTGTTACAGGGGCACCGCAGAGTCAGGAACAGCTGATGAGTGGTCGGTCTGTGAGCAACCGGGCAAACAGCGCCACACTGCCCGACATGGTCtacccgccgccgcggtggtgcaaggcggaggtgctgcggcggcggaaggaggaggacagcgacgtcgaggaggaACGCGGCGCCGTCTACCAGgccgagcggcagcaccttGCTGAGCAGACGGCGCTGTCCATCAGAGCTGCCTCCTCGCGCCGCCACTCACGCCAGCTGAcgggcagcgacagcggggAGAAGTGCCAACAAGAGACTGAgccgacggtggcgtcgtGTGATGCTGTGCGTCTTGTCGATCTTCGCAAGGTCTACCGCGCGCCGCGGAAGGTGGCAGTGAGTGCGCTAACACTCAGCATCATGCACGGCGAGGTATTCGGCTTCCTCGGAACGAACGGTGCGGGCAAGAGCTCCGCGCTGTCCATCATCacgcaggagcagctgccgacGAGCGGtcgtgcgtatgtgtgcggcAACGACGTGGTGCGCGAgagccgccgcgctgctcggTGTCTTGGGTACTGCCCGCAGTTCGACGCATGTCTCGACCTGCTCACTGTGACGGAGCACCTGCATCTCTACGCCATGGTGCGCGGTGTACCCGTCGGGCAGCTGGAAAGCCTCGTCACCAGCCTCCTGACCATCTGCAACCTCACGCAGTACCGTCATGCCTCCGCTAGGCAGCTCTCCGGCGGCAACCGGCGCAAGCTGAGTGTGGCCATCGCGCTGATCGGCGCACCCAAGGTGTTGTGCCTGGACGAACCAACCTCCGGCATGGACCCgctggcgcggcagctgctctggCGTGCGATCGATCGCATCTCTCGCAAATGCTGCGTCATTCTCACGACGCACCATCTGGGTGAGGTAGAAGCCCTCGCGGACTGCGTCGGTATCATGGTGGATGGTGGTCTACGCTGCCTCGGTGACATGCCGCACTTGAAGCACAAGTACGCCAGCAATGCGTATGAGCTGACGCTGCGCGTGTCGCCGGGGGCACGTCGTTGCGCGCAGAAGCGCCGCGaagagcagcgtcagcgcgccgctgcggggGCTGGTGTCTCATCGGTGGCGGACTCCCAACGGTCAAACGCAAGTACTGCGCACGGCCTGAGCAACAACAGCCAGGGCAGCACAATCAACTCCGCGCTGGGTCGTCGCATGTCCACCTCCTACGCCGGCAACGACCTCATCGACACCTCCGACGACATCTTTCAGTTCATGCTCAAGACATTCCCATCGGCACTGCTCATCGAAGTCTTCAACGACGAGCGGTACATCTACACTCTGCCAGCGACCCGCGACGTGGCGGATGccatgcagcagctcctgcagcagcagcagaagcgaAGCCGGCGCAGTATACAGCTTGTCCAGACGCCGCTAGTTAGCGCGAAGAACTACGTCGGTCAGCACAGTGCCACGAACGCAGCCGAAAAGTCGCCGCCGATCGTGCGTCTGTCCGAGGTGTTTGAGACACTCCGCGCCGCACAGGCGGAGCTAGGTATCACGGAGTACAGTGTGTCGCAAGTGTCACTCGAGCAGGTGttcctgcgcgtgtgtagtGCCGAGGAAACACTCGATCAAGACCGCCGTCACAaccgcgccagcgccgcctccccaACTAGTCAGTCTACAACCTTCGTCGTCAACTCAAACACATGCAGCGGTGTGACCCCTCATGgccatctgctgcagcgacggggCAGCCGCGCGTCTTTCATTGCGCGGAGCCCGGCCGCAGCGATGATTGATAGCGGTGCGTCGCCGTCACGGCGTCGGCTGAGTATGCCGTCATACGGCGGCCTTCCtggcggcacggcggcgccacgtGTGACCTTCCCCGAGTACCGCCGTCTACGCGCCTTGTGGCGACTTCGCACTGAGGCCGCTGAGCTGCACCTTACCAcgtcgaagcagcagcgggtggCACAGCCGGATCATGAGAGCACACCTTGA